The DNA region TTTGCAAGCCTTAATCACTTTGAAAAATAAACCTTGGAAATTACTTCTACTGGGACGAGGAGAGTTGCAAAGCCAATTACTCAAAATTGCGGCAGAAAATAATATTGAAGAACGATTAACTTTGATAGAAAGTGTTCCCCATAACGAAGTTGCAAAGTATATTAATTTAATGAGTACTTTGGTACTGCCTTCAGAAACAACTTACAAGTTTAAAACCTTAACTTCTGTTGGCTGGAAAGAACAATTTGGTCATGTGCTAATTGAGGCAATGGCTTGCCAAGTACCTGTGATTGGTTCTGATTCTGGTGAAATTCCCTATGTAATTGGCGATGCTGGTTTAGTATTTCCTGAAGGTGATGCTCAAGCCCTTGCTAATTGCTTAGTTCAATTAATGGATAAACCAGATTTTGCTCATACTCTGGGTGAAATGGGTTATCAAAAAGCAATGATTAAATATACAAACAAAGCTTTGGCTAAACAGCAATTAGAGTTTTATCAAGATTTAGTCATTAGTCATTAGTGAATACAAAGGACAAATGACAAAAAAATGAAAATATTACAAATTGTTCCCTCAATTTCTCTAATTTACGGCGGCCCCAGTCAAATGGTATTAGGGCTAGCTCCAGCTTTGGTAAAAGAGGGAGTGGAAGTTACAATTCTTACAACTGATAGTAATGGTGATAATGGTCAAACATCTCTAGATGTACCTTTAAATCGCCCTATTAAACAAAATGGTTATGAAATAATTTACTTTCATTGCGCTCCATTTCGTCGCTACAAATTTTCCCTGGATTTATTAAACTGGCTAAAACGTCATGCTCACGAGTTTGACATAGCACATATTCATGCTCTATTCTCTCCTATAAGTAGTGCTGCTGCTATTGTGTGTCGTCAGCAAAATCTACCTTATATTTTCCGTCCTTTAGGTACTCTCGATCCGGCTGATTTACGGAAGAAAAAACAATTAAAACAGCTTTATGTTGCAATTATAGAACGTCAAAATTTAGCTGGTGCAGCAGCTATTCATTTTACTAGCGAACAAGAAGCTAAAATATCAGAAAAATTTGGAGTATCTACGCCAGATTTGGTGATTCCGTTGGGTGTGATTCCCTCTCAATCGCCCATTAAAAATGTATATAGTCAGTTAGAAATACCAGAGGATGTGCCTTTAGTATTGTTTATGTCACGAATTGATCCGAAAAAAGGGTTAAATTTGTTGATTCCGGCGCTAGAGAGGCTGTTAGCTATTGGTTATAAGTTTCATTTTGTCTTAGCTGGGACAAATCCCCAAGAGCCAGATTATGAAAAAAAGATAATATCCCAAATTCAAAATTCACCACTGCGATCGCACACTACAATTACTGGCTTTGTTACTGGTGAACTCAAAGTTAGTTTACTACAAGCTGCTGATTTATTTGTCTTGCCTTCCTACTACGAAAATTTTGGGATTGCTGTAGCTGAAGCAATGGTAGCAGGTATACCCGTAGTCATTTCTGACCAAGTTCATATTTGTCAACAGATACGTGATAGCGAGTCGGGTTGGGTGGGTGCAACAGATGTGCAAGCACTGTTAGAGTTACTGCAAGAAGCTTTGGAAAATCCCGCAGAACGCCAACGACGGGGATTAAACGCCCAAAAATATGCATTGGAGAATTTTAGCTGGGATGCGATCGCAAAGCAAACAATCCAAGCCTACCAAAAAATTCTGGACAAGATAGGACTTACGCACTGTACAAAATAACTATCTTGTGCATCAACCTAAATACGTTGTTTCGGGCTTTTATCAATCACCTTTGATTGAGTGCGTAGGCGTAGCCCGCCGCAGGCATCGCTAAAATCTCATTGAAAAATCTAGCTATCAGCCTTGAAAACTCTACCTGTTATTTTGGCTTTTCTGTCAATGCGTAAGTTCTACAAGAAATTAATTTAACCCAACGCAGACAACAGATTTAAGTATGCGATTTTCAATACCTAATCTTTAGTCTTTTTTACTAATTTTTACCTCCCGCATACTTATATCCGAGAGTACTGACAACCTAAAATTTTGTTTCAAACAGCTAAAGTCCGATTGGGGAATAGGGGTTTTATGTCATGATGGGATACTAGAATATATATGCCTTTCAACTACAGGGAATCTCTCATGGCTCTCCGTCTAGGTGACACAGTACCCAACTTTACGCAAGCCTCAACACACGGCGACATCGATTTTTACCAATGGGCAGGTGACAGCTGGGTTGTGCTGTTTTCTCACCCTGCTGATTTTACACCTGTTTGCACAACAGAATTAGGCACAGTTGCCAAGCTAAAACCAGAATTTGACAAGCGTAATGTCAAAGCGATCGCACTCAGCGTTGATGATGTAGAATCTCACAAAGGCTGGGTGGGAGACATTGAAGAAACTCAAAGCACCACTCTCAACTACCCAATTTTGGCAGATGCTGATCGCAAAGTTTCTGAGCTTTACGACATGATCCACCCCAACGCTAATGCATCTGTGACAGTGCGATCGGTTTTTGTGATTGATCCCAATAAGAAACTCCGCCTGAGTTTCACCTATCCTCCCAGCACGGGACGCAATTTTGATGAACTGTTGCGGGTGATTGATTCTCTGCAATTGACTGATAATTACAGCGTGGCGACACCAGCTGACTGGAAAGATGGAGAGGATGTTGTAATTGTCCCCTCACTGAAAGATCCAGAAGTACTCAAAGAGAAATTCCCCAAAGGTTACGAGGAAATCAAACCTTATCTGCGGATGACTCCTCAGCCTAACAAGTAAATCTGAAAATGATTTCGGATAAAAAGCAAAGGCGCAAAGATATAACTTTGCGTCTTTGTTTCTTTGCGTGAGAATATAGTTAGTCGGCTAGGCATCCGAACCTGGAGGAAATCCTTATGTTCTCATCCCCTTTGGTTTTGCAATTTCCGTCATCAATGCAAATGACAGACGAACAATTTTTTGAATTCTGTCAGGTGAATCGTGACTTACGCATTGAGCGAAATAAATTCGGAGAATTGGTAATTATGCCTCCTACTGGTTCAGAGACAGGAAACCGAGAAGTTAATATCTCAGGACAGCTATGGGTTTGGTCAGAACAAGATGGTACAGGTATAACTTTTAGCTCAAGTACTGGATTTAAGCTATCAACAGGTGCAGAACGCTCTCCAGATGCTTCCTGGATTAAACTAGAACGGTGGAATGCTCTATCTCCAGAACAGCAGCGAAAGTTTGCTCCCATTTGTCCAGATTTTGTAGTTGAACTCAAATCTCCTAGCGACAACCTCCAGACTTTGAAGGAAAAAATGGAGGAATATATGAATGAGCCAGGAATACAGTTAGGCTGGTTAATTGATCGTAAGCAGCGTAAAGTTTATATTTATCGTCCTGGATTGTCAGAGGAATGTTTAGATAATCCTACTACCGTTAGCGGTGAGTCGGTATTGCCTGGGTTTATTCTTAATATGAGTAAAGTTTGGTAGCTAAAGTTCTATAAAGCAATTTAACTATTCACAAGCAGTGAGGTTAAAAATGTTGACTACTGTTGAAGGGACATATCCTAATGGTTGAGTGGAACTCACTGAACAAACTATAGATGTAGATGAAAGAACGCGAGAAAACTCTAAAATTATATAGAGCATTATATTTCCTAATTCAACAATTGTCTTCTGTTAAAATCTACGAGTTT from Nostoc commune NIES-4072 includes:
- the hpsP gene encoding hormogonium polysaccharide biosynthesis glycosyltransferase HpsP; the protein is MKILQIVPSISLIYGGPSQMVLGLAPALVKEGVEVTILTTDSNGDNGQTSLDVPLNRPIKQNGYEIIYFHCAPFRRYKFSLDLLNWLKRHAHEFDIAHIHALFSPISSAAAIVCRQQNLPYIFRPLGTLDPADLRKKKQLKQLYVAIIERQNLAGAAAIHFTSEQEAKISEKFGVSTPDLVIPLGVIPSQSPIKNVYSQLEIPEDVPLVLFMSRIDPKKGLNLLIPALERLLAIGYKFHFVLAGTNPQEPDYEKKIISQIQNSPLRSHTTITGFVTGELKVSLLQAADLFVLPSYYENFGIAVAEAMVAGIPVVISDQVHICQQIRDSESGWVGATDVQALLELLQEALENPAERQRRGLNAQKYALENFSWDAIAKQTIQAYQKILDKIGLTHCTK
- a CDS encoding peroxiredoxin, which encodes MALRLGDTVPNFTQASTHGDIDFYQWAGDSWVVLFSHPADFTPVCTTELGTVAKLKPEFDKRNVKAIALSVDDVESHKGWVGDIEETQSTTLNYPILADADRKVSELYDMIHPNANASVTVRSVFVIDPNKKLRLSFTYPPSTGRNFDELLRVIDSLQLTDNYSVATPADWKDGEDVVIVPSLKDPEVLKEKFPKGYEEIKPYLRMTPQPNK
- a CDS encoding Uma2 family endonuclease, producing MFSSPLVLQFPSSMQMTDEQFFEFCQVNRDLRIERNKFGELVIMPPTGSETGNREVNISGQLWVWSEQDGTGITFSSSTGFKLSTGAERSPDASWIKLERWNALSPEQQRKFAPICPDFVVELKSPSDNLQTLKEKMEEYMNEPGIQLGWLIDRKQRKVYIYRPGLSEECLDNPTTVSGESVLPGFILNMSKVW